GCATGCCGCTCAACTATAACCATCAATTGACCGTACTTCGCGACATTTTATCCGAACATCAGCTCGATTGCTGCGGAACGGTTTCCGAATGCGAACAAATTGAACGGCTCGCTAAATCGCTGCTCGCCAACGATGAGGTGGACGGCCAAGTCAAGCAAATTCTCCCCCATATTTACGCTTATGGCCAAGGCGGGAAATACAGCACTGATTTAAACGCCCACATTTCCGCCCACCAAGGCCAGCTCGCCGACTGGGTGAATGGGCTGTCCTGACCGCGGCGCCTTCGTCATCGGCAGCGGAAACAAATGGCGCGGCGGCAGCCGAACACAGCGATCGCGCAGCCCCCGGCGCCGGCCGTTCGGACGCTGAGGCCTCGCTTGGTCAACTCTCTACCATGACGCGCTTCAATAACCGAAGCGACTGCTCCTTTTCTTTTTGGCCGTCCTTCCCTTTCGGCCAAAACAGCGAGTGCAACGTATGAGCGATCGTATACCACTTTAGGCGGAGGCCAAGCTCCTGGCTCCATTCCCATCCGTACTGGTCGAGCCACGTCTTCCATTCGGCGCGCGGAATGTACAGATGAAGGAGCATGCCGATGTCGATCGCCGGATCGGCGATCATCGCTCCGTCCCAATCGATCAAGTACAACGTGCCATCATCGGCCAGCAGCCAATTGTTATGGTTGATGTCACAGTGGCAGACAACATATTCGCCATCCGGCAATGACGACACATGCTGCTCCAGCCAGTCAAGCGCCTGACAGACGACAGAACCACCGACCGGATGACGCCGCTGCTGCTCAGCGAGGAGAGCGAGCATTTTCTTCGCGCGCAGCGGAGATTTGCCGAGCCGCTTCAGCATCGTCACCAGCTCTTTTGAACGATGGATTTTCCTTAGCAGCGCCGCCACTTGCTCGCTTCCCATCTCCCACGGCTTCAGCTCCCGGCCGTTCAGCCATTGCTGGGCCGTAAACACATCGCCGTTTTCGAGCCGTTTCGTCCATACAAGCTTCGGGACGATGCCCTCGGCCGACAATACAGCCAGAAACGGAGAAGAATTCCGCTTTAAAAACAATTTCTTTCCTTCATATTCCGCAAAATACGCATCCCCTGTAGCGCCGCCAGCGGGAGTGATCTCCCACTCCTTACCTAGTAACTGTTCCAAGCGTGTTCACCTGCGACTTAAAAATAGAAACATCTCCGTTTGCTTCTCGCGCCCAAATAAAAAGGACGGCCAGGCCGCGTCCTTCCTCCGTCCGTTTTACTTGTATTATACTGAAATACCGCTCCGGCATGCAAACATTTTTCTCGGCAAACGCCCTGCTTAAAACTGCCAAAGCGGAAGTGCCCCGCGGCTCCCACTCCGATCGGCCGCCCTTTCCCGTTTCGTCTCAACTGGAACACCGTTCATTGGGTGCGCCAAAGACGAGCGCAGCCGCTCTTGCAAAGGGCTGACGACTGAAACAAACAACCTGCTCAACGCCGGTCTTTCTCAATTGCAGAAGGATTGCCAAATCGGCTTCTCCTTTCCGACAACCCCCATTGGCTTGGCGAACATACTCGTTTTTCATCGGCCTTCCAAAGGTCTTGTGGCGAACCCCGCGCGCCGTCTGAGCGGTCACCCTGCAGGATGGACGAGCACCCATGTGCCGATGCCGTCAAGCCGAAGCATGCCGCGCGCTTGGCCAAAGGGCGTTGTCCCGCATCGCTGTCCGTCGCATACAACCGCCCACTCGCGCTCGTCGGGGAGCGCAATGGCTGTCTCTTTCTCCTCGTTATGATGCACGACGATGATGTCCTCCCAAGGCCCATAGACGGCGGCATCATGCAATCGGTAGGCGATGACCGACGGCGGCAGCGGCTCAAGAAACGTGAAATGACGCAGCACTTCCGCCTCCGTGGCGAGGCGAAATGCGCCATGCGCACGGCGAAGGGCGATCAATCCTTGAACGTAGCGGACGTCGTCTTCATAGCGGCTTTTCCGCTCCCAATCCAGCTGATTGACCGCATCCGGCGATCGGTAGCTGTTCCCATCGCCGCCTTTCGTCCGATAAAACTCTTGGCCGCTGTGCAAAAACGGAATGCCTTGCGCCAACAGAACGATCGCCGTCGCCAGCTTTTGCCGCTTTCGCCGGAGCCATTCCGGCTCATCATGGTTGGCCGCCTCCATCTTATCCCAAAACGTATGGTTGTCATGACATTCGACGTAATTGATTGACTGACGCGGGTGGCAAAACAGCCCGCCGAGCGCTCGCAAGCTCCCGGCAATGGCGAGCTTCACCTGTTCTCGCCCGCCTGGGTTGCCGAGGGCGAACCCACGGTCCGGCAAATGAAAGGTGCTCCCTTTCACCGCATCGCGAAACCGGTCATTGAAATAAGCGAAGCGCGGCAGCTGCTTGGCGTTGGCCATCGTCGCCTTTTGTTCCGGTGGAAGAGGCGTCGGCAAATCCCACCCTTCCCCATACACAAGGATCGACGGATCGATGGCGTCGAGGGCATCGCGCACCGCTTTCATCGTCTCGATATCGTGCACGCCCATCAAATCAAAGCGGAACCCGTCAATGCCATATTCTTTCGCCCAAAACACCACCGAATCGACGATCCAGCGGCGCGCCATCCGCCGCTCCGAAGCGATGTCGTTGCCGACGCCGGTGCCGTTGGCCGGTTGGCCATAGGCGTCGTAGCGGAAGTAATAACCGGGAACGAGCTTCTCAAGCGGCGATTGCTCCCGGTCATAGACATGGTTGTAGACCGCATCCATCACGACGCGCAAGCCATTTTCGTGCAGCGTGTGGATCGCCTGCTTCAATTCTACAATGCGCGCGTATGGATCCGCTGGATCGGTCGCATAACTCCCTTCCGGCGCATATAGATGAAGGGGATTGTATCCCCAGTTGTAAGCCGCTTGTGGGTCGCGCTCATCGACGCCCGCAAAGTCCATAAACGGCATGAGCTGCACATGGGTGACGCCCAGCTCTTTGACATACGAAAGCCCGGTGGCCGTCCCGTTCGGCCCGCTCGTGTTCGTTTCGGCCAGCCCGAGATACTTCCCTTTATGGACGGCGCCGCTGTCCGGGTGGCTGGTAAAGTCGCGGATGCTCAGCTCATAAATGATGGCATCCGTCGGCGAACAGAGCGGCGGAAGCGGCAAAGAGGGCGGCGCCAGCTTCGTTTTCTCCCAGTCGATCACGACGCCGAACTCGCCATTGACCGAAACCGCGGTCGCATACGGGTCCACTGCCTCGCGCCATACGCGGTTGATGCAGGCGATATATGTGTAACGCGCTCGCTCCCAATCGCCGGGGACGACGGCTGACCATACGCCGCGTTCGCCGCGCACAAGCGGCACGCAGCGGATCTCGTCGAGATGCGGATGAACCAGCTTGACGCTAACCGCGGTGGCGGTCGGCGCCCATACGCGAAATACCGTCTGTTCTTTGAGATACTCCGCTCCTAACGGTCCATCATAGAAAAACCGATCATCAAATGCAGGAGTGCGCACAACGGCGCCGATTTGAACATCGGTCTCCTCCCCGCGGCAAGAACGCACCCAGTATGTCGCTCCAAACTCGAACGCGGATGCAAACCGGCACACATATTTCACCGTCTCCCCAACATCCTCGACGTGCTGCACGGACAGCGGAATCTCCTCGCCGCTCGGCGCCACGAGCGTAAACGGCGCCATTCCATCAAAGCCGAGCGATTTCGGCGCAAGCACAACGATTTGATCCATCTCGTCCAAATAGGCGGCAAACGTTCGGCTGATGTGAAGCATGTGCGTTCACCCCTTTTTTCTCCCGTTAATACCATCATACGTAAAAGAAAAAGGGCGGTGCCAAATCATCGGCCGGTCGCCCTATCGATGCACAGATGTTTCTATTGTTGCCCTTCCTCGCCGCTCATATTCCCGTCATGGCGGCGGTCGTAAAAGCTGGCGCAATGGCGAAGCAGCGCCTCAGCCGCTTTCAGCTGCCCGTGCCGAAGCGGGAGAGCGGAGCGGCGCAGGCGGGAAAACCACTCGTCATAATTTCGCTTATCAATATAGCGGATAAACGGAAAAAGACCGCCGCTGTCAATGTAGCCGGAGCGGTTTAACAGCACGAGGTGGATCGGCCAATCGACCTCATGTTTGCGAAAAATCTCCGAAACGATCTGCTCCGTCCGCCGCAGCGACACGACCGGGTTGACCAGCCTCGTTTCGTTCGTTCCGGCCTGTTCCACCCAAAACCGGCCGGTTGACGCCATGACGATGTTGTCCGGCCTTCCTTCGACGAAGGCAATGCACCAGAGCGTGGATGGCGTCAACATCATCGTCTCCAGCTCCACCGGCGCCTTGCCGACCATCGCCACCGGCCGGTAAAAGCATAAATGCGTATCCGGAAACCGTTGCAAAAAATATTTCAACGTCTCATCGCCATACACGGCTTCATCGAGGGAGGAAACGTACATCATCGTGGAACTCGCCCATTTCAGCTGCAACTCGAACAACTCATCCAAAAACTGCTGTTTCAATTCCTCCAGAGTAGCCGCCGGACGAGCCATCGGCGCAAGAGAAAACGTCTCTTCTTCCGTAAGCGCGGCACGGCGGCGCCATCGTTTCGTCAGCCGTTCCCACCATGACGGTTTGTCAAGCCAAGCATTCCACGTCTCGCCCGTTTCAAGCCATCCGCTGGCCTCAGCCGTTCGTTCGGCTTGCCACCGCGCTTTTGCCTGCTCCCATTGCCGCTGCTTCAGCCGGATGAACTCCGGCACATAATAGTACACATCCGTTTCGTAGCGGGAAATGCAATCCATGAGTTTAACGAGCTGACCCATTGTTTCACCTGCTATTTCCGGCCATTCATCGGCGCGCCAAGCAACGGGAACACGGCGATCGCTTCGTACTTCGGCGTCCGTTCCATATTCGTCCGATACAGCACGATCTCAGGCACCGAAAACACCGCCTTGGCCGCGGCAAGCGAACGGAGGCGATCCGGGTGAAACGGTTCGGCTCCCTGCCATTTGCGAGCGATCGTAATATGCGGGGCAAACGGCCGCCGGTCCAAGGAAAACCCAAGCTTCATGCACGCTTCATACACGTCGCGCCGCAGCGCATGCAGCCGCTCTTCCATTTCGACTCCTTGCCAAAAAATGCGCGGCGCCGTCCGCTCCCCGAACGTCCCAAGCCCGGCAAGCACGAGGGGAAACGGGGCGCATCGGGCGGCGGTGGCGGCCATCGCTTCGCACAGCGGCGCCATTTTTTTCGGCGGCACATCGCCTAAAAACGCGAGGGTGATATGATAGTCCTCTTCATGCACCCATGTGCGAAACGGCAGCGACGGCGCCGCATTGCTCGAAAAACGGGCGATGGCTTGTTTCGCTTCGGCTGTCAGCGGAACAGCGATGAAATAATGACTCCGTTTCATCCTTTCTCACCTGCCGATTTGGTCGTTTTTTCCAGTTTCCCCAACCAAATGAGCACGAACACTCCAACGATGGTGCAAGCGCCAAAAAACACGTAGACAGCGCCGATCTGCCAACGCTCAAACAAATATCCGCCCACCAACGTGCAAAACCACGCGCCAAGTCCGCTGCTCGTCGCCGAGTAAAGGGCGACGGCCGTCGCCTGCACCCGCTCGGGCGCCAAGCGGCGCACATACTGGAGGGCGGTTGGAATTGCCAGCCCGACCGAACATCCTTGAACGATCGCTGTGATATAGACAAACCAAAGCGGCGGATCGGCGACATACGACCACCAGCGGGCGGCCGACACGAGCGCAGCCAACACGAGCAGGCGCGTCATGCCGAACCGGCGGATGAGCCGGTCGGCCGTTTTCATAAACGGCGCTTCGCTTCCGGCAGCCAGCCAAAAGGCGAAGCCGATGCCGGTCAGCGTGCCGCCAAGCTCGTGGATCAACAGCCCGAAATAGGAATTGTTGGCATAAATCGGACCAAACAGCAAAAATGTTGCGACAAGCAGGAGCTGAAACGAGCGGACGGACAGCAGCCCGCGCACATCCTGAAACGTCAACGCCCCCGGCGCCGCCATCGGGTAGCGCGGCAGGCGGGCGGCCAAAACAGACGCGGCCAACAGCGCCAACGAAAAGGCGTAAAAAATGACCGCAAACGCGACATGATCGGACAGCCATCCGACAACCAACACCGACGCGGCAAACCCGATCGAACCCCAAAGTCGAATCGCCCCGTAGTTTCCGCCCGAGCGGCGCACATGATGAAGGGCGATGCTGTCTGAGAGCGGAACGATCGCGCTTTGCGCCGCCGAAAGCAGCACGGTCAGGGCGACGAACACCTGGTAGTTTCCGGCCAGCGAATAAAGAAGCCCAAACAGCGCTGTCACCCCGAGCGCCAGCGTCAACAGTTCGACCGGTTTGCGCGTATAATCGGCCGCCGTGCCCCAAAGCGGCTGGGCCGCCATCGTCACGATCGGGGGAAGCGACATGATCCAGCCGATCGCCGCCCCCGAAAGGCGCGCCTCTTCCTGCAAATAGACGGACAAAAGCGGAAACAACGCGCCAAAAGCAAAAAAGATGAG
Above is a window of Geobacillus thermoleovorans DNA encoding:
- a CDS encoding YtzH-like family protein, encoding MPLNYNHQLTVLRDILSEHQLDCCGTVSECEQIERLAKSLLANDEVDGQVKQILPHIYAYGQGGKYSTDLNAHISAHQGQLADWVNGLS
- a CDS encoding phosphotransferase family protein, which encodes MEQLLGKEWEITPAGGATGDAYFAEYEGKKLFLKRNSSPFLAVLSAEGIVPKLVWTKRLENGDVFTAQQWLNGRELKPWEMGSEQVAALLRKIHRSKELVTMLKRLGKSPLRAKKMLALLAEQQRRHPVGGSVVCQALDWLEQHVSSLPDGEYVVCHCDINHNNWLLADDGTLYLIDWDGAMIADPAIDIGMLLHLYIPRAEWKTWLDQYGWEWSQELGLRLKWYTIAHTLHSLFWPKGKDGQKEKEQSLRLLKRVMVES
- the pulA gene encoding type I pullulanase, with product MLHISRTFAAYLDEMDQIVVLAPKSLGFDGMAPFTLVAPSGEEIPLSVQHVEDVGETVKYVCRFASAFEFGATYWVRSCRGEETDVQIGAVVRTPAFDDRFFYDGPLGAEYLKEQTVFRVWAPTATAVSVKLVHPHLDEIRCVPLVRGERGVWSAVVPGDWERARYTYIACINRVWREAVDPYATAVSVNGEFGVVIDWEKTKLAPPSLPLPPLCSPTDAIIYELSIRDFTSHPDSGAVHKGKYLGLAETNTSGPNGTATGLSYVKELGVTHVQLMPFMDFAGVDERDPQAAYNWGYNPLHLYAPEGSYATDPADPYARIVELKQAIHTLHENGLRVVMDAVYNHVYDREQSPLEKLVPGYYFRYDAYGQPANGTGVGNDIASERRMARRWIVDSVVFWAKEYGIDGFRFDLMGVHDIETMKAVRDALDAIDPSILVYGEGWDLPTPLPPEQKATMANAKQLPRFAYFNDRFRDAVKGSTFHLPDRGFALGNPGGREQVKLAIAGSLRALGGLFCHPRQSINYVECHDNHTFWDKMEAANHDEPEWLRRKRQKLATAIVLLAQGIPFLHSGQEFYRTKGGDGNSYRSPDAVNQLDWERKSRYEDDVRYVQGLIALRRAHGAFRLATEAEVLRHFTFLEPLPPSVIAYRLHDAAVYGPWEDIIVVHHNEEKETAIALPDEREWAVVCDGQRCGTTPFGQARGMLRLDGIGTWVLVHPAG
- the thpR gene encoding RNA 2',3'-cyclic phosphodiesterase encodes the protein MKRSHYFIAVPLTAEAKQAIARFSSNAAPSLPFRTWVHEEDYHITLAFLGDVPPKKMAPLCEAMAATAARCAPFPLVLAGLGTFGERTAPRIFWQGVEMEERLHALRRDVYEACMKLGFSLDRRPFAPHITIARKWQGAEPFHPDRLRSLAAAKAVFSVPEIVLYRTNMERTPKYEAIAVFPLLGAPMNGRK
- the malA gene encoding maltose permease, producing the protein MEAAFKREAAVRKQVFPLFYFLIFFAFGALFPLLSVYLQEEARLSGAAIGWIMSLPPIVTMAAQPLWGTAADYTRKPVELLTLALGVTALFGLLYSLAGNYQVFVALTVLLSAAQSAIVPLSDSIALHHVRRSGGNYGAIRLWGSIGFAASVLVVGWLSDHVAFAVIFYAFSLALLAASVLAARLPRYPMAAPGALTFQDVRGLLSVRSFQLLLVATFLLFGPIYANNSYFGLLIHELGGTLTGIGFAFWLAAGSEAPFMKTADRLIRRFGMTRLLVLAALVSAARWWSYVADPPLWFVYITAIVQGCSVGLAIPTALQYVRRLAPERVQATAVALYSATSSGLGAWFCTLVGGYLFERWQIGAVYVFFGACTIVGVFVLIWLGKLEKTTKSAGEKG